CTTCACGCTCTACTCCCCATCATATCGGCTAATGAATATTGCCCTACGCCAGAATTTCAGTGACGACGCCGGAGCCGACGGTCTTGCCGCCCTCGCGGACCGCGAAGCGCAACCCCTGCTCCATCGCGATCGGGCTGATCAACTCGCCCGTGACACTCACGTTGTCGCCCGGCATGACCATCTCC
The Nitrospira sp. genome window above contains:
- the tuf gene encoding elongation factor Tu (EF-Tu; promotes GTP-dependent binding of aminoacyl-tRNA to the A-site of ribosomes during protein biosynthesis; when the tRNA anticodon matches the mRNA codon, GTP hydrolysis results; the inactive EF-Tu-GDP leaves the ribosome and release of GDP is promoted by elongation factor Ts; many prokaryotes have two copies of the gene encoding EF-Tu), producing the protein EMVMPGDNVSVTGELISPIAMEQGLRFAVREGGKTVGSGVVTEILA